The Buttiauxella selenatireducens genome has a window encoding:
- the uspB gene encoding universal stress protein UspB, which produces MISTVALFWALCVVCVVNMARYYSSLRALLVVLRGCDPLLYQYVDGGGFFTSHGQPSKQIRLVSYIYAQRYLDHHDDEFIRRCERLRRQFILTSALCGLVVISLIGLMIWH; this is translated from the coding sequence ATGATCAGCACCGTCGCGCTTTTTTGGGCGCTTTGTGTAGTTTGTGTTGTGAATATGGCGCGTTATTACTCATCTTTGCGCGCGTTACTGGTGGTACTGCGCGGGTGCGATCCGCTGCTGTATCAGTATGTCGATGGGGGAGGCTTCTTTACCTCTCACGGACAACCCAGTAAACAGATTCGCCTGGTGAGCTATATCTACGCGCAGCGTTATCTTGACCATCATGACGATGAGTTTATCCGCCGCTGCGAACGTCTACGCCGTCAGTTTATTTTGACCAGCGCGTTGTGTGGACTGGTGGTGATAAGCCTTATTGGTTTGATGATTTGGCATTAG
- the pitA gene encoding inorganic phosphate transporter PitA has protein sequence MEFLFTGLDLHTGLLLLLALAFVLFYEAINGFHDTANAVATVIYTRAMRSQLAVAMAALFNFLGVLLGGLSVAYAIVHMLPTDLLLNVGSAHGLAMVFSMLLAAIIWNLGTWYFGLPASSSHTLIGAIIGIGLTNALMTGTSVVDALNIPKVIGIFMSLILSPIVGLVVAGGLIFLLRRYWSGTKKRRRIHLTPAEREKQDGKKKPPFWTRIALIISAIGVSFSHGANDGQKGIGLIMLVLIGVAPAGFVVNMNASGYDIARTRDAITHLEQYYAQHSDAIKHVIDLNPAIPTPEEVKGQDKPAEFHCDASRAIIAVQRAKELLGNLDSYDKLSIEQRSQMRRLLLCISDTSEKVAKLPETKPEDKRFLKELKTDLLYTIEYAPIWIIMAVALALGIGTMIGWRRVATTIGEKIGKKGMTYAQGMSAQVTAAVSIGIASYTGMPVSTTHVLSSSVAGTMVVDGGGLQRKTVTNILMAWVFTLPVSILLSGCLYWISLHFI, from the coding sequence ATGGAATTTCTGTTTACCGGCCTGGATCTACATACCGGGCTCTTGTTATTACTTGCCCTGGCATTTGTTCTCTTCTACGAAGCGATCAATGGCTTTCATGACACTGCGAATGCAGTGGCAACCGTTATTTATACACGTGCAATGCGATCGCAACTCGCGGTGGCAATGGCGGCGTTATTTAACTTTCTCGGCGTTCTGCTCGGTGGATTGAGCGTGGCGTATGCGATTGTGCATATGTTACCAACCGATCTGCTGTTGAACGTAGGGTCCGCTCATGGTCTCGCCATGGTGTTCTCTATGTTGCTGGCCGCTATCATCTGGAACCTCGGCACCTGGTATTTTGGTCTGCCGGCCTCCAGCTCCCATACGCTTATCGGTGCCATCATTGGTATTGGTTTGACGAACGCGTTGATGACCGGCACCTCGGTTGTTGATGCGCTGAATATCCCGAAAGTGATTGGGATTTTCATGTCGTTGATCCTTTCCCCAATCGTGGGTCTGGTGGTTGCGGGCGGGTTAATCTTTTTGCTACGTCGCTACTGGAGCGGCACCAAGAAGCGCCGCCGTATCCACCTCACACCTGCTGAACGTGAAAAACAAGACGGCAAGAAAAAACCGCCATTCTGGACGCGTATCGCCCTGATTATCTCCGCTATTGGCGTGAGCTTCTCTCATGGTGCTAACGACGGTCAGAAAGGCATTGGTTTGATCATGCTGGTGCTGATTGGTGTAGCTCCTGCGGGCTTCGTGGTGAATATGAATGCTTCCGGTTACGACATTGCTCGTACTCGCGATGCCATCACCCACCTTGAGCAATACTACGCACAGCACAGCGATGCGATTAAGCACGTCATCGATCTCAATCCGGCTATCCCAACGCCTGAAGAAGTGAAGGGCCAGGATAAGCCTGCTGAGTTCCATTGCGATGCGAGCCGCGCCATCATTGCGGTACAGCGTGCGAAAGAGCTGCTGGGCAATCTCGACAGCTACGACAAGTTGAGCATTGAGCAGCGTAGCCAGATGCGCCGTCTGTTGCTTTGCATCTCTGATACATCAGAAAAAGTCGCCAAGCTGCCGGAAACCAAACCGGAAGATAAGCGCTTCCTGAAAGAGCTGAAAACTGACTTGCTGTATACCATCGAGTACGCACCAATCTGGATTATCATGGCGGTCGCTCTGGCGCTCGGCATCGGTACCATGATCGGCTGGCGTCGTGTGGCAACAACTATCGGTGAGAAGATTGGTAAGAAAGGCATGACCTATGCGCAGGGGATGTCCGCGCAGGTGACCGCCGCCGTCTCCATTGGTATTGCGAGCTACACCGGTATGCCGGTTTCCACGACTCACGTACTGTCTTCTTCCGTAGCGGGGACGATGGTGGTTGATGGTGGTGGTTTGCAGCGTAAGACAGTCACCAATATCCTGATGGCGTGGGTGTTTACTCTGCCAGTATCGATTTTGCTGTCTGGTTGCCTGTACTGGATTTCACTGCACTTCATTTAA